The sequence TCATAGATATCTCTGGAACCATGGATTGCATACAATTCCATGGAAATATTGGCAACGTCAGGATGAGCAGGGATTGGAATCTCATCAACCTCGCTCATAATCATTCCTGTACTCCCGATAAGGTCCAATTCCAAAACCCGTGAGTCCTGGTTCATCACCTGGTTCACCAGAGCATTTAATGATAGTTCGTTCCGTTCAGTCTGGTAATCATTAAAAATATTATATGCAATTTCTACCAGGAACCTGTGGTCTGGTGTCGGTTGATATGCAAATATTCTCCAGGGTTTATTTGTATCAAAGCCTCTGACTACCCTGTCAAGACGAAAACTATCATTCATCCGTATATCTGTAATGGTCTTATTAAAAGAGACCCATTTACGAAAGTCTAGGTACAGATCATTCAAATTAGAACTATATTCCACTACTCCTGAACTATTAATTATCAGAATATCAATCCTGTTACGATAGTCTGGATCGGTCTGATTAATGATATAATGTAGGTCGATCTGTGAAGGATCCCTGGAATGAGATTCATACTCTTTAATAACAAGATCTGATACTGTCCTCAGAGGTTTATTATATGTTGATTCCCAGAGCATCTGTCCCTTCGTTATCCGGTCTGATGCACCTTTTAAGAAAAATTCGGTCTGGTTCAAATCTTTATAAAAACGGTCATCAATCTGTTTTGATGTCTCTGAATAATAAATTGCAGTGATCGATATGAGCGAAATGAGTATTATGATAATGAATAAAGCCATCAGGCTTCTTTTAAAAGATAATTCTGACCCTGAAGGTATAGTTAGTGTCATAATTATGTTTGGGGGGATTCAGCCAGTTTTAAGGAAATGAATTCTATTGGTGCTTATTTTGTCTTATTGTCTCTTGAGCATCTTCCTTGATAAAGGTATATATTTCATATATTTTATCCAATTTTTGAGATAATAAGGTATAATACTAAAAGACCAGCCAGGATACCAATTATGATCAGGGGAATGTGTTGCTCAAATGGTCTGTCTGGAGTTTTATCGATTTTGACTTGAATATTTTTTATTGCATCTGAAATTGTAGTTATATTCTCTCTCATTATAGAAATCTGTATTTCATGCTCCTCTGAATGATTATTCCGAGCCGTCAGATTTTCTGCTAGTTTTGAGAGACCAGTGTGTAATGCATGAAGTTCTGTTCGAAGAAATGAGATCTCTTCATCTTTTATCGTAAGTTCTCTATTTTGAGCTTTCAGATCTATTCTTAGTCGTTCGGTTTCAGTCTCACTTTTCATAACATGAACTGACTGGATCAGCCGTCCGATTGCTTCCTGCCTTGTTATCCCTAGTACCATTGACTCTTCGTCGATATATGCCAGAATTTCTTCAGGTAATTTCTTTTCAATTTTTTCATAACTCATGGATATCACAGAATTCTTCGGTTCATACGTTATTCACCCGTGGGATTAGGATGTCTTTTTGGTTCGTAGCCTCAGTATTTTGATGGTTTTTATTCCATAGTCCCCTGTTTTCTATCAACCATTCCTGTGCTTGAACTGGTTCGTTCTGATCCCGGCAAACCCGTGAATATGATCCATCGGGGAGTAATATTCTAGTCTTTATTGTATCATGTAAATGGTTTGGCAGTATAGTATGAATAATCTCATCCCGAATACCGGTATCCAGAATTGGAAAGAGTATCTCTATACGTCGTTTTAAATTTCGTGGCATGAGATCAGAACTTCCCATAAGGATAACAGGGTCACCACCATTATGGAAATAATAGATCCTGGTGTGCTCAAGAAATCTTCCAACAATTGTTGTAACGGTAATATTCTCTGATATTCCTTTAAGACTTGGCCGAAGACAACAGATTCCCCGGACTTGCAGATGGATGGTTACTCCTTCCTGTGATGCACGATACAAAGCACGAATAACACCAGAGTCTTGTAATGCATTGAGTTTAAAGATAAGTTTCCCGTCACCATGCGTTTTCTGCCTTGCAATTTCCTGATCAATTAAGGAAATAATCCCTTTTTTAATTCCACCAGGAGCAACAAGCAGATGGTTATATGAATTATACTGTGAATATCCGGTCAATACATTAAACAGGTGAGATACATCTGATGAAATCTCTTCATTTGCAGTAAAAATGCCTATATCTGTATATATTTTTGCTGTTGCTGCGTTATAATTCCCAGAGCTCATGTGAACATACCGGACAATACCTGTTTTTTCTTTTCTGACAACAAGGCAAAGTTTTGCATGGACTTTAAGACCCATAATTCCAAATACGACATGTGCTCCTGCCCGCTCAAGTGCCCGGGCCCATCCGATATTATTCTCTTCATCAAATCGTGCTTTGAGTTCAACCAGAACAGAGACAGCTTTTCCATGTTCCCGTGCATCAAGAAGAGCCTGAACAATTGGAGAGTTTGTCCCTGTCCGGTACAGAGTCATTTTTATTGCCAGGACATCTGGATCATGTGCCGCTTTTTGTAAAAATTCAATAACCGGCTGAAAACTCTCATACGGGTGAAAAAGAATGATGTCACGTTGTTTTATGGCATGAAAGATATCCGGATCCCGTTCTAACCATTCCGGGACTGATGGAAGGAATGGATAATCCTTCAAATCAGGTCGATCGAGGTTTAATAGGCAAAAGAGATCAGCCATCCCCATCGGACCTTTCACCTGGTAAAACATATGGGGGTATTTTGCAAGTTTTGCACCCATCATATCAACGATGGCCGGGATCATGTTGTTATCAATTTCAATCCTTACCGGAGTTCCGATCCAACGTTTACTAATAGACTGCTCCACAGCGCTTAAGAGATCATCAGCTTCATCCTCTTCGATTTCAATGTCGGCATCCCTTGTAACCCGGAAAGGGTATGCTGCGACAATTTCCATTCCAGGAAAGAGAAGATCCAGGTTATCAGCAATCAGATCTTCAAGAAATATAAACTCCTGGTTTTCCCTAAGGTGATTATTCTCTGGATCAACAGGGATCTCGATAAGCCGTGGAAATAGTTTATTAGGTATTTTTATCCGAGCAAATAGTTCATCCGAACTTCCGGGTCTTTTTAGGATAACTGCGAGATTTAAGGCAAGGTTTGAGATAAAGGGAAAGGGGTGGGATTTATCAAATGCAAGGGGGGTCAGAACTGGAAAAATATCCCGGTAAAAATATTTCCGAAGTCGTTTTCGTTGTTTTTCATCCAGAGACTCCCGTTTATGTATAATAATTCCTGATTTTGCAAGTTCAGGAACAATCTCTTCAATCCATACCCGGGTTTGTTCATCAAGTAATGGGATGAGATCTTTGTTTATCCGTTCCAGTTGTTCCATCGTTGTCAGCCCATCGGGTGGGAGCTTTATGACACCTTCTGCCAGCTGATGATGGAGCCCTGAAACTCTCACCATAAAGAACTCATCAAGATTATTAGAGAAAATTGCAAGAAATTTAATTCGTTCAAGAAGTGGGTGAGAAGGATCCTTTGCCTCATCCAGGACGTGACTATTGAACCGAATCCATGATAACTCCCGGTTAATATAGAGAGAAGGATCAGATAAGAGTGAACATGCCGTGTCTGAATGAAGAGATTCTTCGGACTGATCCATATTACAAGAATTTCATCAGAATATGATAAAGGTTGAGTTTGTGTTTTGGGAGAAAATTAATGTTCGACCATGTCATATGAGAGTACACTTTTTTGTTCTTCTATCATCAGGTATATTATCTGTTGCGTAGTATTGATGGTATGGACCTTCCTTTTAAAAGTGATTTTATCAGCCGATGGGAGACTTATTTTCCTGGAGAGCCTCTCCCCATTACGTTTGAACTCTCTTCAGATCTTCGTGGTATCCAAAAAGCTAGGACCGCCGATACATGGAGATGTTTTGTGTGTGATCTGACAAAAGTCAGGAATGGTACATCTCTTGCATTTCATGAGGATTCCATATCCTGTAGTGGAGGTAAAAGATATTGCGGATATCAGTCAGTTCCATTTAGTGATTTTCCATATTTTCTTTCATATGGCATAGAAGGAAAACTTGAAGGAGAACGATATAAAAAAGATCCTGCTTTAGTTGATGAATGGCAGAAGAATATCCATATTATTCCCGCTTCGGGGAAGTATTTGATCTTTAAAAGATGGGATCTGCTTGATAATGATGATAATCCATCAGTAGTGATATTTTTTGCACGACCTGAAGTATTATCCGGCCTTTTCACCCTGGCAAATTATGATCGTGCAGATTTGTATGGTGTTGTTATGCCAATGGGAGCGGGATGCTCTTCTATAGTCCATTATCCCTGGCATGAAGAACAGTCTGACGATCCAAAGGCAATTCTAGGAATGATGGATCCATCGGCACGACCCTGTGTTCCTCTTGATGTTATGACCTTTGCAGTTCCGATGAAAAAATTTGTCCGAATGGTTACGTATATGGATGAAAGTTTTCTTATTACTCCTGCATGGGAAAAAGTAAAAAAGAAAATTGTGCAAAGCCAGAAGCAGAGTGCACATTCATCATGAGTCAAACATAGAGATCATAATTACCTGGAATAATACCTATGAATATTCTGGCATTTATTTGTGTTTTTTTCCTCCTCATGGTGAGTGTGAGCGCAGAAACCCGATATGATACAAATTCTCTTATCTCTGATGATATCAGGTTCAGGCAAGCTGTGGTTGACAGACTCTGTGATATAGATGAGCACATCTCAATGACATCATTAAACCTGACAGATTCAGATATCACGAATCTAACTATTCAATCGGATATCAAATCTCTTGTCGATTCCGAGTCCCTCATTCGCTCGGCACTGTATATTTCACAAAATGGAGAAATTATGGCTGCTTATCCTGAATCAGTTATTATGAACAATAATTCTTTTTATGAAGATCTAATCAATAACGATATAAGGACACCGCAGATCGTTGGAAATACTTCTTTTGAGTTGTTACCAGGGGATTCAATTCCTTTTTATGGGAAAATTTTCATTTATCCTGTTCGAACCACCCGTGGCATTGAGTATATGGTTTTGTTTCTGGATACAGACAATCTCTGTCTTCAGGCAGCAAAAGATGTTGGATTATCTCCAGAGTTATTCTCAGTTGTTATTGATAAGGATGGAACTGTGCTCTGGTGCTCAGATTATGATGAACTGAACTCCATTCCTCCGGATGATGTATTAACAGAATTTCCCACGTTTCGTGAGGTGAAAGAGTTAGTTCTGTATGCTTGGTCAGGAAGAACTATTTACGATGTGTGGAATGAGGGTTTAGTTCGTAATGGAGCCTGGTCATCAGTTCAGTTTTACAATCAGGTTTTGAAGATTTTTGTGGCAGGATAATTTTCTTTAATGGATTGTAACTATAATTGAATATTTCTTTATTTTTGGTAAAATTATTGGTTACTTCCAGTGTCGCTTTTTTATCAGAAATTTTTGTGTTAGATTCTCAATTTTTTTGTAAATTTTCTGATTAGTCATGTATACAATTGGTTTTAATAATTGAAAAAGAAAAGAGTTGAATCATTATTGTTCTCGTTTAGCTGGATGTGGTTTACGTATGACTGGAAATATTCGAACACAGGACATTGCGTCTCTGAAAACAATTCTTGATGGTACCTCGGCATCTATTCAAATTGTAGGTCCGGATGGGGTATTTATTGATTGTAATGCAGCAACTTATGCACTGTTTCGTGCACAAAATTATGAAGATATCATTGGGAAACCCCCATCAATACTCTCCCCTGAAAAACAGAGCGATGGAACCTACTCTGATGTAGGAGCGAAAAAATATATTGATAAGGCATTTTCCGGAGAATCGGTCACTTTTGAGTGGGAGCATAAACGCCTTGATGGAACAATAATCCCTTGTCAGGTGACCTTACAACTGATCACGTATGAAGGGCAGACCTGTCTGATGGCAACGATGATTGATATTACTGATTTGGTAGCAATTCGGCGAAAATCAGAACTTATAATAGAAAAATCACCAATCCCAATTATTGATGTCCGTCCGGATCTCTCTATTTTAGCCGGAAATTTGGCATTTGGGAATTTAACAGACATGTCTGCAGAAGAATTATCCGTGATGAAACTTTCAGATTTTAATGTCCAAAACAGAGTTGGGAGATCACTTACTGAGGGAATAGAAACAAAAAGCCCGGTTTCTGGTGATTTGGATGCTGTTGTTCCATCCGGAACAAAACACCTGCAATATCTTTATTACCCGATATTTGATCATAATGGAACATTATCTTCGATAATTGCATATTATATTGATAAAACAGCAGAACGAAGAGCTGTTCGGGATATTATCGCACTGACAGAAAAATGCCAGGCTGGAAATCTTGATGCCAGGTTAGACGTCAGTCAGTATTCAGGAGAATTATTTGATCTCACAAAAGGAATAAATGGAACATTAGATAGTGTTATCGGTCCCTTAAACGTGGCGGCAGAATATATGGATAGAATTGCCAAGGGTGATATTCCTCCAAAAATTACTGACCAGTATAACGGCGATTTTAATGAGATTAAAAATAACCTGAACACCTGTATTGACAGCCTGCAACAACTTATTTCCGATACCAATACGATGTACCGGGCTCAAAAAGAAGGAGATATCGAGGCAAAAATAGATACTAACCGATATCAGGGTGTATATTTAGATATTATAACCGGATACAATGATGTTGTAAACCTTCACATTTCTAGTATTCTGAAGATACTTACCATCCTAAGTTCATATGCGGAAGGCAATTTCTCCCCAACTCTTGAAAAATTACCTGGAAAGCAGGTTCTTGCAAATGAAAAGATGGATCTTCTTCAAGGGAACATTCAGTCTCTCATACGTGATTGTGATACCCTTATTCATGCAGCAACTCATGGAGAACTTCAGGTAAGGGCTGATGAGGCGAACCATCAGGGTGATTATCGAAAGATAATTGAAGGCATGAACGGGATCATGGATGCTGTTGTAACTCCACTTCATGATGCTGGATCAGTCCTTGAGCGAATGGCGGTCAATGATCATACGGTAGGAATGGATGAATCGAAATACTTGGGTGAATTTGTAACCCTGGCTTCAAACATAAACGCCGTTCGTGAAAGGGTAAATCATATTGCAGATTCAATAATCGAAATTAGTATCGGTGATCTCTCTGAGCTTGACACGTACAAAAGCATAGGGAGACGATCTGATCAAGATCGGATTGTTCCAAATCTTATCAAAGCATTTGAAAACCTTCAGGCACTAACGACTGATACAAAAATGCTGGTTGAGGCTGCATCACATGGTACCTTTAATGTCCGGGCAGATGCTGACCAACATCAAGGAGAATACCGAAGAATTATTGAGGGTATTAATGCCACAGTTGAAACAATTGCGGATAAAGTAGCCTGGTATGAATCCATTCTTGATGCTGTGCAGTTCCCGATTCATGTCACTGATATGAATATGAAATGGACTTACATGAATAAGGCCTTTGAAGCGGTTTTGTTGAAAAATAAAGTTATAAATGACCGAAAATCTGCATATGGTCTCCCTTGTTATACAGCTGATGCAACTATCTGCCGGACTGAAAAATGTGGTATTGAACAACTAAGAAAAACCGGAGCTACTGAATCCTATTTTGAATGGCAGGGAATGAATGGAAAACAGGTGACAAAACCGGTAATGAATGCCAAGGGAGAACAGATCGGATATGTCGAGACGGTTCAGGACTTAACTGATCAATTGAATCAGATTGCATATTATGAATCTATTCTGGATGCAGTACCGATGGGTATCACGGTTACTGATTTGAACTCACGATGGACCTTTGTCAATAAAGCCGTCGAAAACATGCTCAAGAAATCCAGGAAAGAACTGATAGGACGCCCCTGTAGCGAGTGGGGTGCTGCCATTTGTAATACGGATAATTGTGGTATTAACCGGTTGAAAAAAGGTATTACAAAAACGAAATTTGAGCAGGATGGAGGCTTTTACAATGTTGACTGTGCCTATGTATTTGATGCCCAGGGTGAAACGGTCGGTCAGGTTGAAGTTGTTGGTGACGTTACTGCAATCACAAAGGTCGGCAATTTCCTGGATGAATCAGTACGTAACATTTCTGCATGTCTTGAAGAATTTTCCAAGGGGAAAACTGATTTTGTTGTCTCCATTCCTAACTCAGATCAATACACGGAAGAAGTAAAAACGAAAATAGACACTCTTACCAATAATCTGTACCTGGCCCGCGATGCTGTGAAAAACCTTGTTCTTGAAGCAAACGCTCTGGCCCAGGCAGCAATACTTGGAGATCTGAAACACCGTGCTGATGCTCTAAAAATCTCCGGAGATTTTGCTGAAGTGGTGAATGGGGTTAACGCAACCCTCGATTCGGTTGTCACACCGGTACAGGAAGCTATCCGGGTAGCAGATGAATATGCACATGCAAATTTCACAGAAAGGTTTAATCCCTCAATTACTGTTGCAGGAGACTGGGTAGGATTCAAATCAGCATTGGATAATATCGGAATTCAGATCTGCGATGCTATCTCAAAGATTAACAAACAAGTACTTGATCTGGCTTCGAATGCTGAAGAAGCGACGGCAAGTGTTGAAGAGATTTCTGCTGGTGCCCAACAGATAGCAAAGAATGCAGGGAGTGTCAGTGCAAATGCTGAACAAGGGGATGAAGGTATTGTCCAGGTTCTCAAGGCGATGGAGGATCTTACCATAACGGTTGGAGAAGTGTCCCAGCGGGCTGAAAAGGTTTCAGCATTTGCCACACAGGCAAACCAGTTCTCAAAAGAGGGTATTGATCTTGCGAGAAAGTCTGAATCAGCCATGGAAGGAATCATGAATTCCACGAATGAGGTTGATCAGGTCGTAAAAGAGATCAATAAACAGATGGATGAAATCGGAAAAATTGTCCGTCTTATCACAGATATTTCCAATCAAACTAACCTTCTGGCACTCAATGCTGCCATTGAAGCAGCACGGGCTGGAGAGGCAGGAAGAGGGTTTGCAGTTGTTGCAGCAGAAGTTAAATCTCTTGCCCAGGATTCAAGACAATCTGCTGAAAATATTGCTGATATGATCTCAGGTCTGCAGGATAAAGCACGAAAAGCAAATGATGCGATGATTACTGCAGGAACTGCTGTAGAAGATGGAAACCGGGCACTTGAAGCTACTGTTGGAGCATTTAGTAAAATTGCAGATTCGGTTGAAGACATCACTAAGAATGCTATGGATGTTGCATCAGCTTCTGAAGAACAAGCTGCTTCAGTCGAAGAAATTACGGCTAGTGTGAATGAGGTTTCAATTCTCATTCAGGGAACATCCCGGGAAGCTGGAGATGCAGCTGCAGCAACCGAAGAGGCATCAGCTTCTATTGAACAGATTGGCCGGGTTGTTGCTAATGTGAGTGGGATAGCTGATAGTATTTCGAGGGAGATGACTAAGTTTAAAATTTAAGTGCCAGGAAATTTTCATAATTTCCGATATTTTTTTAAAAAAAGGTATTAATGAGGAATATTGAAACGAAAATTAAAAAATAGTTAGATAATGGACGTAACTCATATTCGTTCCTGCCAAGTGTTAAATAAAGGAAACTAGCACCTCAGTAACAGGAGCAAAATTTATAATTTTAGTTCCGACAGGCAAATATCAACTATTCTAGTATTCTACTATGGTTATTAATGCCCATTTTTCATGGGGATTTTTATAAAAATCTTTTTTAGGATTTGGTATGATGCATCAAT comes from Methanospirillum hungatei and encodes:
- the ppk1 gene encoding polyphosphate kinase 1, giving the protein MDQSEESLHSDTACSLLSDPSLYINRELSWIRFNSHVLDEAKDPSHPLLERIKFLAIFSNNLDEFFMVRVSGLHHQLAEGVIKLPPDGLTTMEQLERINKDLIPLLDEQTRVWIEEIVPELAKSGIIIHKRESLDEKQRKRLRKYFYRDIFPVLTPLAFDKSHPFPFISNLALNLAVILKRPGSSDELFARIKIPNKLFPRLIEIPVDPENNHLRENQEFIFLEDLIADNLDLLFPGMEIVAAYPFRVTRDADIEIEEDEADDLLSAVEQSISKRWIGTPVRIEIDNNMIPAIVDMMGAKLAKYPHMFYQVKGPMGMADLFCLLNLDRPDLKDYPFLPSVPEWLERDPDIFHAIKQRDIILFHPYESFQPVIEFLQKAAHDPDVLAIKMTLYRTGTNSPIVQALLDAREHGKAVSVLVELKARFDEENNIGWARALERAGAHVVFGIMGLKVHAKLCLVVRKEKTGIVRYVHMSSGNYNAATAKIYTDIGIFTANEEISSDVSHLFNVLTGYSQYNSYNHLLVAPGGIKKGIISLIDQEIARQKTHGDGKLIFKLNALQDSGVIRALYRASQEGVTIHLQVRGICCLRPSLKGISENITVTTIVGRFLEHTRIYYFHNGGDPVILMGSSDLMPRNLKRRIEILFPILDTGIRDEIIHTILPNHLHDTIKTRILLPDGSYSRVCRDQNEPVQAQEWLIENRGLWNKNHQNTEATNQKDILIPRVNNV
- a CDS encoding DUF169 domain-containing protein, coding for MDLPFKSDFISRWETYFPGEPLPITFELSSDLRGIQKARTADTWRCFVCDLTKVRNGTSLAFHEDSISCSGGKRYCGYQSVPFSDFPYFLSYGIEGKLEGERYKKDPALVDEWQKNIHIIPASGKYLIFKRWDLLDNDDNPSVVIFFARPEVLSGLFTLANYDRADLYGVVMPMGAGCSSIVHYPWHEEQSDDPKAILGMMDPSARPCVPLDVMTFAVPMKKFVRMVTYMDESFLITPAWEKVKKKIVQSQKQSAHSS
- a CDS encoding methyl-accepting chemotaxis protein, with translation MTGNIRTQDIASLKTILDGTSASIQIVGPDGVFIDCNAATYALFRAQNYEDIIGKPPSILSPEKQSDGTYSDVGAKKYIDKAFSGESVTFEWEHKRLDGTIIPCQVTLQLITYEGQTCLMATMIDITDLVAIRRKSELIIEKSPIPIIDVRPDLSILAGNLAFGNLTDMSAEELSVMKLSDFNVQNRVGRSLTEGIETKSPVSGDLDAVVPSGTKHLQYLYYPIFDHNGTLSSIIAYYIDKTAERRAVRDIIALTEKCQAGNLDARLDVSQYSGELFDLTKGINGTLDSVIGPLNVAAEYMDRIAKGDIPPKITDQYNGDFNEIKNNLNTCIDSLQQLISDTNTMYRAQKEGDIEAKIDTNRYQGVYLDIITGYNDVVNLHISSILKILTILSSYAEGNFSPTLEKLPGKQVLANEKMDLLQGNIQSLIRDCDTLIHAATHGELQVRADEANHQGDYRKIIEGMNGIMDAVVTPLHDAGSVLERMAVNDHTVGMDESKYLGEFVTLASNINAVRERVNHIADSIIEISIGDLSELDTYKSIGRRSDQDRIVPNLIKAFENLQALTTDTKMLVEAASHGTFNVRADADQHQGEYRRIIEGINATVETIADKVAWYESILDAVQFPIHVTDMNMKWTYMNKAFEAVLLKNKVINDRKSAYGLPCYTADATICRTEKCGIEQLRKTGATESYFEWQGMNGKQVTKPVMNAKGEQIGYVETVQDLTDQLNQIAYYESILDAVPMGITVTDLNSRWTFVNKAVENMLKKSRKELIGRPCSEWGAAICNTDNCGINRLKKGITKTKFEQDGGFYNVDCAYVFDAQGETVGQVEVVGDVTAITKVGNFLDESVRNISACLEEFSKGKTDFVVSIPNSDQYTEEVKTKIDTLTNNLYLARDAVKNLVLEANALAQAAILGDLKHRADALKISGDFAEVVNGVNATLDSVVTPVQEAIRVADEYAHANFTERFNPSITVAGDWVGFKSALDNIGIQICDAISKINKQVLDLASNAEEATASVEEISAGAQQIAKNAGSVSANAEQGDEGIVQVLKAMEDLTITVGEVSQRAEKVSAFATQANQFSKEGIDLARKSESAMEGIMNSTNEVDQVVKEINKQMDEIGKIVRLITDISNQTNLLALNAAIEAARAGEAGRGFAVVAAEVKSLAQDSRQSAENIADMISGLQDKARKANDAMITAGTAVEDGNRALEATVGAFSKIADSVEDITKNAMDVASASEEQAASVEEITASVNEVSILIQGTSREAGDAAAATEEASASIEQIGRVVANVSGIADSISREMTKFKI